Below is a window of Caldicellulosiruptoraceae bacterium PP1 DNA.
TTCTCAAGAAGAGTTTGCTTATAGATGTGGTTTAGACAGAACTTATATTAGTTTAATGGAAAGAGGCAAAAGAAATCCAACTATCAAAACAATTTTTATTATGAGTAAAAATCTAAATGTTAAACCAAGCCAATTTATAAAAGATATTGAAGAATTGGTTTCTGATTTATATTAATTATTTTTTACTCAAAAATTTCAATGAGAAATATAACATGATATTCTTTATCTTTTAACTGTTACATACTTACAAAAGATTAAATTGATAATATATTATTTATTAATAAGATAATAAGTATAACACTTGAAAAAACAAACCCTCAAAAATAACCTTTTTGTTACTTCGAGGGTTTGTTTTGAAACTACTCATATCTCAACCTATTTCACGAGTTCTTTCTGTTATAGAAACAAGTATTATATTCATTATACTTATTCCACCAACAATTAGTAAGATTGCTGCGATAGCTATTATATATTTCCATATTTTTAGTAATTGGAATAATTAGTATAAATATGATAATACATGGCAAATAAATAAAGAATTTATCAAAAATTTATAAAAAAAATTTCAAAAAAATAAATACTTTAAATTCTGTATAATTAGCCAACGGGGACGGTTCTGGTTGGCTCGTTTCGTACCAGTGAGAACCGTCCCCGTTGGCATTATTCATACCTCAACGCTTGGATAGGATCCAATTTTGATGCCTTATTTGCGGGGTACATTCCGAAAAATATACCAACTGCAGATGAAAAGACGAAAGCAATTAATACTGTCGAAAGTGAGATAACAGGAGTTATATTTAGTCTTGGACCGATAATACTTGCAAGTAATACACCCAATCCCATTCCAATTATTCCACCAATTAATGATATAATCAATGATTCAATTAAGAATTGAACTAAAATGTCTTTTCTTCTTGCCCCAAGAGCTTTTCTTATTCCTATTTCACGAGTTCTCTCTGTAACAGAAACAAGCATAATATTCATAACACCAATACCACCTACAATAAGTGATATAGCAGCTATTGAACTCATTATTGCAGTAAATATTCCAAGTATTTTATTAAACTGTTCCATCCAATTTATAAAACCTTCTGTTTTGTATTTATCACTACTTAAATTATGATGCATTAAACCAATAATCCTTTTAGAACTGGCTTGAGCAAAATCAAGTTGCTCTGTCTTATAAACCAAAACTCTTATCTGGTTTATATAAAACCTTTCTCCAAAAATCTTTTGAGCAAGAGTAATTGGCATTATTACTGTCACAATAGATTGCCCACCTGTCAGCATACTTAATGACTGCATTCCTTCGCCATCAAAGACACCAATTATAGTAGCACTTTGCATAGATGAAATAGTACCAATATTTATAGTTTTGCCGACACAATCAGTATATCCAAAAAGCTTCTTTGCAGATTGGCTATCAATTAAAGCAACATTCCTGTTATAAATTATATCTTTTTGATTTAGAAATCTTCCATACAAAATAGATATATTTGAAATTGAACTTAAATCTGCATTTCCAGAGATGATAAAAGCTCTTCTTGTAATTTTTTCAGTTTTTACAATGCCAGTAGTTTGAAATATTGGAGTTGCAGCCTTTATCTTATCTATTCTATCTTTTAAGTGTTCAGCATCTTTTATTGTAAAATAATCATTTTGAGAAATTTGAATATCATTCTTAAGCCTTATATCAAATATATTTACACCTATTTTCTCAAACTCACCAAGTATAGCTTTTTGCCCTCCCTGTCCTAATGACATAATTGTTATAACAGAAGAAATACCAATTATTATACCTAACATTGTTAGAAAAGCTCTCAACTTATTTGAAAATATGCTTTTTATAGATATCTTAAATATTTCAGCAAAAAACATATAAATCACCTACAAAATAATTCTATCGTTTACTAAATAGTCATCAACTATATTACCATCTTTAATCTTAATAATCCTTTTTGCATGCTTTGCAATATCATTTTCATGAGTTACCATAACTATTGTAGTACCTTTATTATTTAAGTTTTGAAAAATTTTCATTATTTCTAAACTTGATAAAGTATCAAGATTACCTGTTGGTTCGTCAGCTAATAGGAAAGAGGGATTCATCACAATAGCACGAGCAATTGCAATTCTTTGTTGTTGTCCTCCAGAAAGTTCATTAGGTTTATGATTTATCCTATCTTCAAGTCCAACACTTTTTAGTGCTTCTTGAACTCTAACTTTTCTAATTGTTGGTTTTATCTTTGCATAAATCATAGGAACCTCAACATTTTCATATGCATTAAGTTTTTTTAAAAGATTAAATGATTGAAATATAAAGCCAATTTCACTGTTCCTTATTTTTGCTAACTCCTCATCATTCATTTCAGACACAATCTTATTGTTCAATTTATAAACACCTGAAGAAGGTTTGTCCAAGCACCCAATAATGTTCATAAGTGTTGATTTACCAGATCCTGAGGGTCCCATAATTGCAACATATTCACCCTTATTTATTGAAAGTGAAACATTTTTTAGTGCTTCAAACTCTATTTTTCCATTATTATATACCTTCCTTATATTTTCTAATATAATCATTTTGTTTCTTCACGTCCTTTTATTTTGACCTTTGTTCCTTCTTGGACAGTTGCAGGCGGATTTAATATAACAATATCTTGTGAATTTAGTCCAAATATAACTTCAGTTTCAATGTCAGAAGATAACCCTGTTTTTATTTTTTTTAGATGAGCTGTATTATTTTCATCAACAATATACACCATTTCGTTACCATACTTATCAGTAATAATAGCTTCTGATGGAATTTTGAGTATATTTTCTTTCTTGCCTATTTCGATATTAACATCAACGCTGTAATTAGGCTTTAAAATATTTTTATCAATTATATCAACATTTATCTTGACAAATGTATCTACACCAGATTGTGTTATACTCTTTGTGGCAGAGGGGTTTATATAACTTACTATTCCTTTATATGCCTTATCAAGAAACTTTATTGTTGCTTTTTGGCCAACTTTTATACTTTGTGCATCATACTGATTTGCGTTAATCACTACTTGTAACTTATTCAGATTTTCTGTAACAACAACAGGTAACTGCATAGAAGTAAAATTATTTTCTTTAGCATTTATCTGCGTTACAGCTCCATATCCAGTAGCATATATATATTTTGGCTGTTTTGAAATATTATCTTTGATACTTTTAACATTTAAATAAGCTATTTCAACCTGTTTTTCTTGCAATTTTATTTGATCATCAATACTTGCTGCATTTTGTGATGATTGCAGGCCACTAATTTGATTTCCATATTGAATTTGATTTGACAATGAAGTTTGATTTTTTAATTTTTCCTTTGTCTTTTTTAGAATATCTAATTGAAGTTTTGCTATCTCATATTGTTTTTGAGCTATTTCAAGTTGAGTTGTATAGTCTTGAACTTCAAACTCAATTAATTTATCGCCTTTTGCAACAATATCACCTATATTAACATATATTTTTTTTACTTTGTTCGAGGAATAAGGATAATACTCATATTTTTCCTTTGACTCAACATCACCAGTTGTGGAAAAATTAGCAACAATATTTCCTATTAAAGCTTTGGATGTTATTACTTCAATACCATTATCAGATTTTTTAAAATAGGATAGTAAATAGAAAGTTATTACAGTAACAAAAATTACCATGATACCAATAATCAGTAATTTTCGCTTCAAAATAATCACCTCTTTTAAAAGTTTCTTAGGTTATTCAGTCAAATTTTTAATATCACTATATTGTAATCTCTAATTATTGTCAAATTTATTTTTATTGAGAGCCATTGGCTCTAATTTTCAAAAAATATGCTCTCATATTTTTGTATAATAAAAGTATATAATTATATCTACCCTTTAGAATAGGAGGAGAAGAATTGACACTTAATCTGTTAATTGTTGAAGATGAGGACCTAACAAGAGATTGTTTGCTTAATTATATTCCATGGAAAGAGATAGGTATTTCTGAAATAAAAACAGCCAAAAACGGTGAACATGCCCTTGAAGTTATAGAAGAGTATAAACCTGATATTCTACTATCTGATGTAAGAATGCCTAAAATGGATGGTATAGAGCTGTCAAAAAGAGTAAAAAATATTTATCCTGAATGCAAGATAGTTTTTATAAGCGGATATGCTGATAAAGAATATCTTCTTTCCGCAATCCAGCTAAATGCACTTAACTATATTGAGAAACCAATCAATATTGATGAAATTACTGAAACAATGAAAAAAGTAGTAGAAATTTGTATTAACCAAATGAAAAGAGAACAGATAACAAATAAGATTTTTGAAATGTTTAATGAAAATCTATGGTTGATACATAAAACAGTCATTTTTGAATTACTAAAACCAGATGTTGATATTAATACACTGGATAAATATGGTTTTGATTTAAATAAAAAATATATTCCAATAGTTGCTTTTCTAAGTTCAGATGATAATGGAAACAATGAAGTACTAATAAAAAACAATGAAGAGCTAATAGAAAAGATTATTGATAATAAGATAATTATGCCGTTTGATTTTTATGTTGCGTTTAGTGAATATAATCAGTTAATTTTTGTTATAAATTATTATATTAACCCTGAAATTGTCTTGGATATCTTAAAACAAAATCTTAAAGAGTCTTATAAAAATATTGATATTACTGTTGGGATAGGGAAAACAATTAATGATATAACAAAGTCAGGTGAAATAATAAAAGAACTTATTTTGTTCTTAAAAGTTAAACAATTTTATAATGGAAAGAATAAAACATATTATTTTGAAGACATCAGCCAAAACCATAAAATTGAAGATGTAGATAATAGAATTCATGATTTTGAAGAACTATTAAAAAATAACCAATTTGAACAAGCAAAAAAAATAGTAAATGATCTTAGCATATTATGTAATGAGAGAAAATACAAAGACATTGAAAAGGTAAAAGGAATATACTTGGAGTTTTTATTTAAAATCTATGAAGTAGGTAGAGAAAGAGGTCTAACAATTAAGCTTGAGAAAAAAGAAAGAAGCCATACTTGGAAAGTTATTGATAGAATACCTACACTATCTGAATTAGATCAATATATTTGCTTAACAATAGATGAGATATTTAATATCTTTAAGAATAGAGGGAAGTTGGATAAAAAGGTATATCAAATAATTTCATATATAAATGATAATTTTTCAGATAAAGAGTTATCAATTATGAAGATAGCAAATTATTTCTATTTTAGTCCTAACTATCTTTGCAATATTTTCAAAAAGGCAACAGGAAAAACAATAAACGACTACATAACTGAGGTTAGAATTGAAAAGGCAAAAGCTTTTTTAAAAGATAGATCAATAAAATTATACGAAGTGGCTGAAATGGTAGGGTTTGGAGATCCAAACTACTTTTCAAGTATTTTTAAAAAGAAGGTAGGAGTTACTCCATCTGTGTTTAAGGAGAGATTTTATTATGATTAAAAGGATTTTAGCTTTCATAAATAATTTGAGTATTAAATATAAGTTATTCATGGTTTTTATGACTATAATTTTCATTTCGTTTGGTATATTTTCTGTTCTTAATTATTTTATAGTAGGAAGAGATGTTGAAAAGCAAGCCATTTATTCTTCAAACAATATGTTAAATCAAACAGCATCTTCTTTAGAAAACAAGTTAACATCAGTTAGGAATGCTATGAATATTTTTGCTATAGATGAAACTTTGCAAAAACTTATAACAAAAACAACTGAGTTTTACCAAAACGATATAGGAAATTGGCTTATAGATGAAAGAGATATTGTAAGGATTTCATATGCAGCTTGCAGAAATTTTGGTATTGATAATATTACAATATACATGGCATCAGGACTTCCAACAATATACGAAAATGATACACTTCTTCTGTTCAAAAGAATAGAGCAAAGGCCTTGGTATAATGATATGATCAAAAATAACCAGATATATAAGTGGATGAAGTTAAAGGATATTGATCCAGATTCTACAAAGAACTACTTTTCGTTTATTAGACTTATTTCAGATACCAAGGATATCACAAAAAATATAGCAGCAATAAGGGCAGATATCGCAGAAGATAGTATTATTAGCATATTAGATATGGCAAGATTTACAAAATCAACTGTATCATTTATTGCCGATAGTCAAAACAAAGTGATATCTACATCTTCAAACAAGGATGACTTTTCTGCAATTAATTTAAAAGATATTATATCAAAAATAAATACTCAAAGGCTATCTTTTTTTGAAACAGAAAATAATAACAATAAATATCTAATTGGCAATAAGGAGATTGAAGGGACTGATTGGAGGCTTGTTATGGTAATTCCATATAATCAAATACATGAGCTCAACATAAAAACCTTAAAACAGGTTATTGCAATAATATTAATTATTACTCCGTTTACATTGATAATTACGTTATTTGCAGTAACCTCAAACACTAATAGAATTAAAAAACTCATTTACAGTATGAATAAGGTTACAAAAAAAGGAGATTTTGATATAAATATAAAGTCTGATAGTAACGATGAAATAGGTCAATTAATTGAAGCTTTTGATTTTATGATACAAAAGATAAAAGACCTTCTTAAAGAACAATATCTTTTAGGAAAAGAGATTAAAAATTTAGAATTAAAGGCACTTCAAGCCCAAATAAATCCTCATTTTTTATATAATACATTAGATCTTATAAATTGGATGGCTATCAAAAGTGGCAATAAAGATATTTCAAATATAATATCTTTACTTTCTAAATTTTATAAATTAAGTTTAAGTAAGGGTGAAGATATTGTTACTGTAAAAAATGAGATTGACCATGTAGTCACTTATGTTACAATTCAAAATTATAGATTTAATAACTGTATAAAATTGGAGGTTAATGTTCCTGAAAATATTTACAGAGTAAATATACCAAAGCTTACGCTACAACCATTAATTGAGAATTCAATAATTCATGGCATTTTAGAGAAAAATAATCAAAGCGGACTGATATCAATTGTTGCAGAAGAAAAACAAGATGAGGTTATTATATATGTAAAAGATAATGGGGTTGGTATACCTATTGATAGGCTTAATGAAATTGAAAATAACAGAGTAATTCAAAAAGAAGGGCACGGTTATGGGGTTAAAAACATTAATCAAAGATTAAAACTATATTTTGGAGATAATTATGGTCTTTTTTATGAAAGTAAAGAAAATGTTGGAACTACTGTTAAGATAGTCATTCCTAAGTATTTTTAAAAGATTAAGATTTTAAAGAATATATTAATTTTATCATATATGCATGAATTATTATTAAACATATAATTTTGATTGTAAGAAATATATAAAAAGTTTGTCTATAAACAACAAAGGAGTGACAGTATTGAGCTTAAAAAAAGAAAGCTTTTTTAATGAGCTTAAAAAAAATAAAGTTTTATATTTGATGTTTCTGCCCATTATTCTCTATTATATACTTTTTGCTTATATACCAATGGGTGGAATTATTGTTGCTTTTAAAGATTACAATTATCAAGATGGTATACTATTTAGCCCATGGAATGGGTTTAAAAACTTTGAGTACTTCTTTACTTCAGGTAAAGCTTGGCTTGTTACAAAAAACACAATATTCTACAATTTAATATTTTTAGGTTCATATACAATTTTTTCGGTAGCATGTGCAATAATGCTTGCTGAAATGGCTGGCAAGTTTTTCAAAAAATTTGCACAATCGGTTATGTTCCTACCTTATTTTATTTCTTGGGTTGTTGTTGCTGCCTTAATATATAACTTTTTTAACTATGATTATGGTTTTGTTAATACATTAATAAAGAGTTTTGGAGGACAGCCAATAGATATATACACTAACCCAACATATTGGTATTTCATACTACCTATACTTTATGTTTGGAAATGGGTGGGATATGGAACTGTTTTATACCTTGCAGCAATAATGGGAATAGATGAAGAATGCTATGAAGCAGCAATAATTGATGGGGCAAACATTTTCCAAAGAATATTTCATATTACAATACCTATGTTAAAACCAACAATGATTATATTAATCTTACTTGCTTTAGGAAGAATACTTCGTGGTGAATTCGACATGTTTTATCAGGTTGTTGGTAATAATCCATTACTACTTGATTATACAGATATCATAGATACATTAGTATTTAGGAGTCTTATGCAAATTCAAGATATAGGGATGTCCTCTGCTGCTGGAGCATATCAATCTCTCCTATGTTTTGCAATTATTATGTTAGTTAACTGGCTTGTTAGACGATATGATAAAGATTATGCATTATTCTAAAAGAATCTGAGGTGACATAAATTTGAAAAAAGGTAATGATTATATCATTTTTAATGTAATAGCATATACTTTTATATCTTTATTAGCACTTTTTACACTGCTACCTTTTGTGATAATGATAATGAGTTCCTTTGCATCTGAGCATTATATAATAAATCATGGTTATACACTTTTCCCAAAAGAGTTTTCGCTAAATGCATACCAAACTATTTTTCAAAATCCACAAAGGATATTTAGAGCATACGGTGTAACCTTATTTGTTACAATTATTGGAACATCTATTTCATTGTTTTTATCATCAATGGCTGCTTATGTTATGTATCGAAAAGATGTAAAGTATAGAAATGGCCTTGCATTCTTTCTATATTTTACAACCTTATTCAATGGAGGACTTGCACCATATTACTTAATTTTAACAAACTATTATCATCTTAAAGATTCAATACTTGTATTAATACTTGTTCCAATGTTTAGTGTATTTAACATACTTATTTTAAGAAACTTTATTAAAGGCTCAATTCCAGAATCGTTAGTAGAATCAGCTAAGATTGATGGGGCTGGTGATTTTAGGATATTTATAAGAATTATTTTACCTCTATCAAAACCAGCACTTGCTTCGATAGGACTTTTCACAGCACTAAATTATTGGAATGACTGGTGGACGCCTATGATGTTTATTGAAAAACAAAATCTATTTCCTCTACAATATACACTTTATCTAATTCTTTCAAGTGTAAATATTGCTGCTAATATTTTAAGCCACGTAACCAGGTTTGATATGCCAAAAGAAACTATAAAGCTTGCAATGACTGTTGTTGCAACAGGGCCAATAATTCTTTTGTATCCATTTGTTCAAAGATACTTTGTAAAGGGGATAACATTAGGAGCAGTAAAAGGTTAAAAGAGGTTTTTACAGGAGAATTTTCTCCTGAAATATATAAAACAAAAAGGGGAGGCTAAATTAATGAAGAAGGTTAAAGCTATATCACTAATCTTAACTGTTTGTTTTGTAATAAGTATTTTAGGTTCTTCGGTATTTGCATCATCTAAAAAAGTGGCACCTGGTTTTGATGCAAGCATCGATATTTCAAAGCCAGTAAAGCTAACAGGATATCTTTTGGGTGATGCTCCAGCAGGAATGCCAGAAGTAATGAAAAAACTTAATGAAAAACTTAAAAAAGACATTAACGCAACAATGGAGATTAACTACATAGGTTGGGGAGACCTAAACTATAAGTATCCATTAGTTCTTGCTTCTGGGGAAAATGTTGACTGGATATATACAGCAAACTGGGCATTTTATGCTCAAGAAGCTATAAAAGGTGGATTTAAGGCACTTACAACTGATATGCTTAAGAAGTATATGCCAAGACATTATAAAGTTATGCCGCAAGCAGGATGGAAACAAGCATTAATAAAAGGTAAAGTATATATGATACCAACAGCAACACCAGATAGAAAAAGCAGTTGTTTGATTATAAGAGAAGACTTAAGACAAAAATATGGGGTACCAGAAATAAAAAGATACACAGATATTGAACCATATTTAGCAGCAATCAAGAAGAATGAACCCACAATGACTCCAATGAATTTAGATAGTCAATATGATACAGGCAATGCTTATTGGTATCTAATTTATGAATCAGGTGAATACCTGCAAGATGCTGCGAGAGTAACATCTGGAGGGACAGGTCTTTATACAAGCATTTATGCAACAAAACCAGAAGTTTACTATATAATGGACAACAAAGTATTCCCAAGATTTAAGAAAGCAGCACAGACAATAAAATCATGGTATGACAAAGGTTATATTAACAAAAACGCATTTGCAAATAAGGTAAGAAGTAAGGACTCATTTGATCAAGGCAAATCAGCTGTTGGATTTGGTAATACTCAAGATATTCAATCCAACTTAGCAAATGCTAAAGCAAAAGGATGGAAGGTAAAAGTAATACCTGTTGTTGACGCAAAAGGGCATTATCCTGCAGATCCATATCTAAATAATGGTGTTGCACTTGTTGCAAAAACAAAGAATGCTGAAAGAGCACTTATGGCATTAGACTTAATTATGGAAGAAAAATCATACAATTATTTAGTATACTTCGGAATAGAAGGAAAGAACTATATAGTTAAAAATGGTAAAATTGATCTACCTGCAGGTGTTACAGCAGATAAAAATACTTATCCACCAGATGCGGCTGGATTCTGGTTTACTAATAAAGATCAACATCTACCACTTGCATCATGGGATAGTGATTATATAGCATTAAGAGAAAAGGTTAAAAAATCATTATATAATGATATGTTAGCAGCATTTTCACTTGACCAAACCAATATCAAAACAGAGATTGCTAACTTAAATCAAGTAATTGTACAATATATGACACCAATTCAAATAGGTATTGTAAAAGATGTTGATTCTGCATTTGC
It encodes the following:
- a CDS encoding helix-turn-helix domain-containing protein, whose protein sequence is MTKLKLNEALALMLKKYRTDLGYSQEEFAYRCGLDRTYISLMERGKRNPTIKTIFIMSKNLNVKPSQFIKDIEELVSDLY
- a CDS encoding ABC transporter permease, with amino-acid sequence MFFAEIFKISIKSIFSNKLRAFLTMLGIIIGISSVITIMSLGQGGQKAILGEFEKIGVNIFDIRLKNDIQISQNDYFTIKDAEHLKDRIDKIKAATPIFQTTGIVKTEKITRRAFIISGNADLSSISNISILYGRFLNQKDIIYNRNVALIDSQSAKKLFGYTDCVGKTINIGTISSMQSATIIGVFDGEGMQSLSMLTGGQSIVTVIMPITLAQKIFGERFYINQIRVLVYKTEQLDFAQASSKRIIGLMHHNLSSDKYKTEGFINWMEQFNKILGIFTAIMSSIAAISLIVGGIGVMNIMLVSVTERTREIGIRKALGARRKDILVQFLIESLIISLIGGIIGMGLGVLLASIIGPRLNITPVISLSTVLIAFVFSSAVGIFFGMYPANKASKLDPIQALRYE
- a CDS encoding ABC transporter ATP-binding protein, which translates into the protein MIILENIRKVYNNGKIEFEALKNVSLSINKGEYVAIMGPSGSGKSTLMNIIGCLDKPSSGVYKLNNKIVSEMNDEELAKIRNSEIGFIFQSFNLLKKLNAYENVEVPMIYAKIKPTIRKVRVQEALKSVGLEDRINHKPNELSGGQQQRIAIARAIVMNPSFLLADEPTGNLDTLSSLEIMKIFQNLNNKGTTIVMVTHENDIAKHAKRIIKIKDGNIVDDYLVNDRIIL
- a CDS encoding efflux RND transporter periplasmic adaptor subunit produces the protein MKRKLLIIGIMVIFVTVITFYLLSYFKKSDNGIEVITSKALIGNIVANFSTTGDVESKEKYEYYPYSSNKVKKIYVNIGDIVAKGDKLIEFEVQDYTTQLEIAQKQYEIAKLQLDILKKTKEKLKNQTSLSNQIQYGNQISGLQSSQNAASIDDQIKLQEKQVEIAYLNVKSIKDNISKQPKYIYATGYGAVTQINAKENNFTSMQLPVVVTENLNKLQVVINANQYDAQSIKVGQKATIKFLDKAYKGIVSYINPSATKSITQSGVDTFVKINVDIIDKNILKPNYSVDVNIEIGKKENILKIPSEAIITDKYGNEMVYIVDENNTAHLKKIKTGLSSDIETEVIFGLNSQDIVILNPPATVQEGTKVKIKGREETK
- a CDS encoding response regulator, translated to MTLNLLIVEDEDLTRDCLLNYIPWKEIGISEIKTAKNGEHALEVIEEYKPDILLSDVRMPKMDGIELSKRVKNIYPECKIVFISGYADKEYLLSAIQLNALNYIEKPINIDEITETMKKVVEICINQMKREQITNKIFEMFNENLWLIHKTVIFELLKPDVDINTLDKYGFDLNKKYIPIVAFLSSDDNGNNEVLIKNNEELIEKIIDNKIIMPFDFYVAFSEYNQLIFVINYYINPEIVLDILKQNLKESYKNIDITVGIGKTINDITKSGEIIKELILFLKVKQFYNGKNKTYYFEDISQNHKIEDVDNRIHDFEELLKNNQFEQAKKIVNDLSILCNERKYKDIEKVKGIYLEFLFKIYEVGRERGLTIKLEKKERSHTWKVIDRIPTLSELDQYICLTIDEIFNIFKNRGKLDKKVYQIISYINDNFSDKELSIMKIANYFYFSPNYLCNIFKKATGKTINDYITEVRIEKAKAFLKDRSIKLYEVAEMVGFGDPNYFSSIFKKKVGVTPSVFKERFYYD
- a CDS encoding histidine kinase; the protein is MIKRILAFINNLSIKYKLFMVFMTIIFISFGIFSVLNYFIVGRDVEKQAIYSSNNMLNQTASSLENKLTSVRNAMNIFAIDETLQKLITKTTEFYQNDIGNWLIDERDIVRISYAACRNFGIDNITIYMASGLPTIYENDTLLLFKRIEQRPWYNDMIKNNQIYKWMKLKDIDPDSTKNYFSFIRLISDTKDITKNIAAIRADIAEDSIISILDMARFTKSTVSFIADSQNKVISTSSNKDDFSAINLKDIISKINTQRLSFFETENNNNKYLIGNKEIEGTDWRLVMVIPYNQIHELNIKTLKQVIAIILIITPFTLIITLFAVTSNTNRIKKLIYSMNKVTKKGDFDINIKSDSNDEIGQLIEAFDFMIQKIKDLLKEQYLLGKEIKNLELKALQAQINPHFLYNTLDLINWMAIKSGNKDISNIISLLSKFYKLSLSKGEDIVTVKNEIDHVVTYVTIQNYRFNNCIKLEVNVPENIYRVNIPKLTLQPLIENSIIHGILEKNNQSGLISIVAEEKQDEVIIYVKDNGVGIPIDRLNEIENNRVIQKEGHGYGVKNINQRLKLYFGDNYGLFYESKENVGTTVKIVIPKYF
- a CDS encoding ABC transporter permease; this encodes MFLPIILYYILFAYIPMGGIIVAFKDYNYQDGILFSPWNGFKNFEYFFTSGKAWLVTKNTIFYNLIFLGSYTIFSVACAIMLAEMAGKFFKKFAQSVMFLPYFISWVVVAALIYNFFNYDYGFVNTLIKSFGGQPIDIYTNPTYWYFILPILYVWKWVGYGTVLYLAAIMGIDEECYEAAIIDGANIFQRIFHITIPMLKPTMIILILLALGRILRGEFDMFYQVVGNNPLLLDYTDIIDTLVFRSLMQIQDIGMSSAAGAYQSLLCFAIIMLVNWLVRRYDKDYALF
- a CDS encoding carbohydrate ABC transporter permease, with amino-acid sequence MKKGNDYIIFNVIAYTFISLLALFTLLPFVIMIMSSFASEHYIINHGYTLFPKEFSLNAYQTIFQNPQRIFRAYGVTLFVTIIGTSISLFLSSMAAYVMYRKDVKYRNGLAFFLYFTTLFNGGLAPYYLILTNYYHLKDSILVLILVPMFSVFNILILRNFIKGSIPESLVESAKIDGAGDFRIFIRIILPLSKPALASIGLFTALNYWNDWWTPMMFIEKQNLFPLQYTLYLILSSVNIAANILSHVTRFDMPKETIKLAMTVVATGPIILLYPFVQRYFVKGITLGAVKG
- a CDS encoding DUF3502 domain-containing protein, producing MKKVKAISLILTVCFVISILGSSVFASSKKVAPGFDASIDISKPVKLTGYLLGDAPAGMPEVMKKLNEKLKKDINATMEINYIGWGDLNYKYPLVLASGENVDWIYTANWAFYAQEAIKGGFKALTTDMLKKYMPRHYKVMPQAGWKQALIKGKVYMIPTATPDRKSSCLIIREDLRQKYGVPEIKRYTDIEPYLAAIKKNEPTMTPMNLDSQYDTGNAYWYLIYESGEYLQDAARVTSGGTGLYTSIYATKPEVYYIMDNKVFPRFKKAAQTIKSWYDKGYINKNAFANKVRSKDSFDQGKSAVGFGNTQDIQSNLANAKAKGWKVKVIPVVDAKGHYPADPYLNNGVALVAKTKNAERALMALDLIMEEKSYNYLVYFGIEGKNYIVKNGKIDLPAGVTADKNTYPPDAAGFWFTNKDQHLPLASWDSDYIALREKVKKSLYNDMLAAFSLDQTNIKTEIANLNQVIVQYMTPIQIGIVKDVDSAFATLDKKLKAAGVEKVKKEVLKQIGQYMDSIK